A DNA window from Bacillus sp. E(2018) contains the following coding sequences:
- a CDS encoding VanZ family protein encodes MKFLKWYHWFPVLLIVLGIFYSSSQPYQKQDVRPEIGKYINLDKVEENFGDVKLNYAGSEVSVDAKGPASFVEFFIRKGAHFTVFFALGFFAFRAIRVSGHTTFKSAIIALVIVAGYAAFDETHQNFTENRTPHVEDVLIDITGGSTAILLASLIYRNRPIKKTSYRNV; translated from the coding sequence ATGAAATTCTTAAAATGGTATCATTGGTTTCCTGTTCTTTTGATCGTGCTTGGGATTTTTTATTCTTCCTCACAGCCGTATCAAAAACAAGATGTTCGACCTGAGATTGGAAAATACATCAATTTAGATAAAGTAGAAGAAAATTTTGGTGATGTAAAATTAAACTATGCCGGGTCAGAGGTTAGTGTGGATGCAAAAGGTCCTGCTAGTTTCGTAGAGTTTTTTATACGAAAAGGTGCACATTTCACAGTCTTTTTTGCACTTGGTTTTTTCGCTTTTAGAGCTATACGGGTTAGTGGACATACAACATTTAAGTCTGCCATCATCGCTTTAGTAATTGTCGCAGGATACGCGGCATTTGATGAGACGCATCAAAACTTTACAGAGAACCGAACACCTCATGTTGAGGATGTGTTAATAGATATTACAGGCGGGTCTACAGCCATATTATTAGCTAGCCTCATTTATCGTAATAGACCGATTAAAAAAACCAGCTATCGGAATGTGTAA
- a CDS encoding C39 family peptidase: MKKILLLFVITFLLGMGYAAYDNRTTKQRDKTNEEQTVKKNALVSESETKSKVNVPDVPLILQKPELDRGCEVTALAMLLQHAGVEVDKMELAEKIKKDPTPYKNENGTYYYGNPNDGFVGDIYTFDKMGYGVYHEPVAELAEYYLPDNIQDLTGKSFEDAVLKPLSTGKPVWIITNATFNKLSESEFRTWNTPSGQVKITWNEHSVVVTGYDDQYVYFNDPLGAATKAERKGFEVAWVQMGSQAITYK; encoded by the coding sequence ATGAAAAAGATCCTGCTATTATTTGTAATTACATTCTTATTAGGAATGGGTTATGCCGCTTATGACAACAGAACTACAAAGCAGCGTGATAAAACCAATGAAGAGCAAACCGTTAAAAAGAACGCTTTAGTATCAGAAAGTGAAACAAAGAGTAAAGTTAACGTGCCCGATGTTCCCTTGATCCTGCAAAAACCAGAGTTAGATCGAGGATGTGAAGTAACTGCCCTCGCTATGCTTCTGCAGCATGCAGGTGTGGAAGTTGATAAGATGGAGCTGGCAGAAAAAATCAAAAAAGATCCTACACCTTATAAGAATGAAAATGGAACGTATTATTACGGTAACCCGAATGACGGTTTTGTTGGCGATATTTATACCTTTGATAAGATGGGCTATGGTGTGTATCATGAACCGGTTGCAGAGTTAGCAGAGTACTATCTGCCAGATAACATTCAGGACTTAACCGGCAAATCGTTTGAGGATGCAGTATTAAAGCCATTGTCTACCGGTAAGCCCGTGTGGATCATCACGAACGCAACATTCAATAAGCTCAGTGAATCTGAATTCCGCACGTGGAACACGCCAAGCGGACAAGTAAAGATCACTTGGAATGAACATTCTGTCGTGGTAACAGGCTATGATGATCAGTATGTATACTTCAACGATCCTCTAGGCGCAGCTACAAAAGCAGAGCGCAAAGGGTTTGAAGTGGCGTGGGTTCAAATGGGCTCCCAGGCGATTACTTATAAATAA
- a CDS encoding copper amine oxidase N-terminal domain-containing protein, with the protein MLKKCFALILASVFVISMFSSTASAADSNRTKVYMNQGELYFNTSPIVKNDRTFVEMRPIFEQAQIKLTWDQKTQTITGKKDNTTIKLKIGSKTAFINGKAFALESAPFIQKNFTFVPLRFIAEASGYKVNYNQSLRLIHIHETGEFIEQRAFKKEQLTKEMLVTLREGRFPESPVSLNEGVGPLLDLAGPPMTYFVKNPERGITEKWIYGNYWYDFGRYEDGFESIHVKPTLTTIMIDDVLNALGPAENIYGGPEQGKMVYAYYEGIYMYEVLTDANGKVEFITLKPWISDEHR; encoded by the coding sequence ATGTTAAAAAAGTGTTTCGCACTAATTCTTGCATCTGTTTTCGTCATTAGTATGTTTTCATCAACTGCATCCGCTGCAGATAGCAACCGGACCAAAGTTTATATGAATCAAGGAGAACTGTATTTTAACACATCTCCAATAGTAAAGAACGATCGAACATTCGTTGAGATGAGACCAATCTTCGAACAAGCTCAAATCAAGTTAACTTGGGACCAAAAGACTCAAACGATTACCGGAAAAAAAGACAACACGACGATCAAACTGAAAATTGGAAGCAAAACTGCTTTTATAAACGGAAAAGCTTTTGCGCTAGAGTCAGCTCCTTTCATTCAAAAGAATTTCACATTCGTACCACTTCGTTTTATCGCTGAAGCATCTGGTTATAAAGTGAATTACAACCAGTCTTTACGTTTGATCCACATCCATGAAACAGGTGAGTTTATTGAACAACGTGCCTTTAAGAAAGAACAGCTAACAAAAGAAATGCTTGTTACACTTCGAGAAGGACGTTTTCCTGAATCACCCGTTTCACTAAATGAAGGTGTTGGACCTCTATTAGATCTAGCTGGTCCTCCAATGACTTACTTTGTTAAAAACCCGGAACGAGGAATTACTGAGAAATGGATCTACGGTAACTATTGGTATGACTTTGGTAGGTATGAAGATGGTTTTGAATCTATACATGTAAAGCCCACATTAACAACGATTATGATCGATGACGTGTTAAATGCTCTTGGACCAGCAGAAAATATTTATGGTGGGCCAGAGCAAGGTAAGATGGTCTATGCATATTACGAAGGCATCTATATGTATGAAGTGCTAACTGATGCTAATGGAAAAGTTGAATTCATCACATTAAAACCATGGATTTCAGATGAGCATAGATAA
- a CDS encoding LTA synthase family protein, translating to MKKQLKSISLSLAVYGMFVILIGWKLTWFSNQSETLFSQYGILEMFKRLFNFLIHDASFSPLREGILLVSFGAILLVSFWTIILKFRQQLIALIVLDLILSFIILADAIYFRYFEDLISSAVLLQIKQMSSLGSSVGDLFTWKDFLLFADVFLFTALLIIFYKKLPIKMNTNPALRLATGLLTGAIGAWLFFYPLHDFVQKGGAYLFDKTLSSMRVYEVTGLLGFHGFDTYKYLDEYVLNKKEVSAKDRKDAKTWFDDKNEGTAVKTPYEGKAAGKNLIMVQLEAYQNYIIDKKVNGQEITPNLNKLKKDAFYFNDIHHQTASGRTSDAEFSTNASLYPLATGSAYVRFPRNEYDSLPALFKQNGYDTAAFHAYKPGFWNRYIVYPNLGFNEFHSLEDYEEGEQIGWALGDESFFLQSTDKMKKMKDPFYSFLIALTSHYPYTMPSEYQTLKLDDVGDANLRNYLQSVHYVDQAIGTFIDQLKKEGLWDNSVVVFYGDHDSGYMQADTPSTTFANEKGDKLGELEVKDGIPLFIHVPGVEGEEIDKAGGQVDIMPTLLHLFGMEDKNYHHIGNNLLDGKEGSVVFRYGSVKSDKFYYKSAYDLQLQNGACYDIQSRQAVTAETCRPLYKRSVEQLSISDDVIFGNLIEQWNQ from the coding sequence ATGAAGAAGCAACTTAAATCAATTAGTTTATCCCTTGCTGTATATGGGATGTTTGTTATTCTCATCGGATGGAAACTAACTTGGTTTTCCAACCAGTCAGAAACGCTGTTTTCTCAATATGGGATTCTAGAAATGTTTAAACGTTTGTTTAACTTTTTGATTCACGACGCTTCGTTCTCACCACTTCGTGAAGGCATTCTGCTCGTTTCATTTGGAGCAATCCTCTTAGTATCATTCTGGACCATCATCTTGAAATTTAGGCAGCAATTAATTGCTTTAATCGTTTTAGATCTTATACTTTCCTTCATTATATTAGCAGATGCTATATATTTCAGATATTTTGAAGACTTAATCTCTAGTGCTGTTTTATTACAAATTAAACAAATGAGTTCACTAGGCAGTTCAGTCGGTGACCTATTCACCTGGAAAGACTTCTTACTATTTGCAGATGTTTTCTTATTTACTGCACTATTAATCATTTTCTATAAAAAACTACCTATTAAAATGAATACAAATCCTGCATTGCGACTTGCAACTGGTTTGTTAACAGGCGCGATAGGAGCATGGCTGTTCTTTTATCCTCTTCACGACTTTGTACAAAAAGGGGGAGCGTATCTCTTTGATAAAACACTATCAAGCATGAGGGTGTATGAAGTAACAGGATTGTTAGGTTTTCATGGTTTCGATACATATAAGTATTTAGATGAGTATGTATTAAATAAAAAGGAAGTTAGTGCGAAAGACAGGAAAGATGCAAAAACGTGGTTCGACGATAAAAACGAAGGAACTGCTGTTAAAACACCTTATGAAGGAAAGGCGGCGGGGAAGAACTTAATTATGGTTCAACTCGAAGCTTATCAAAACTATATCATCGATAAAAAAGTAAACGGACAAGAAATTACACCGAACTTAAACAAATTGAAAAAAGATGCTTTCTATTTTAATGACATCCATCACCAAACAGCTAGCGGCCGCACTTCAGATGCTGAATTTTCAACTAATGCATCACTTTATCCATTAGCGACCGGTTCTGCTTATGTTCGTTTTCCGCGGAATGAGTATGATTCATTGCCAGCTCTTTTTAAACAAAATGGATATGATACCGCAGCTTTTCATGCGTACAAACCAGGATTTTGGAATCGATATATTGTCTATCCTAATCTTGGGTTCAACGAGTTTCATAGTCTTGAAGATTATGAAGAAGGAGAACAGATCGGCTGGGCATTAGGAGATGAATCGTTCTTTTTGCAATCAACAGATAAAATGAAGAAAATGAAAGACCCTTTCTATTCGTTCTTGATCGCGTTAACTTCTCATTATCCATACACGATGCCTTCAGAGTACCAGACATTAAAGCTGGATGATGTAGGGGATGCAAACTTACGAAACTATTTGCAATCCGTTCACTATGTGGATCAAGCCATAGGAACGTTTATTGATCAGCTTAAAAAAGAAGGGCTGTGGGACAACTCCGTAGTTGTTTTCTACGGCGATCATGATAGCGGCTATATGCAGGCGGATACACCATCTACCACATTTGCTAACGAAAAAGGAGACAAACTGGGGGAACTTGAAGTAAAGGATGGCATTCCGTTGTTTATCCATGTTCCTGGTGTCGAAGGAGAAGAAATCGATAAAGCAGGCGGTCAGGTTGATATTATGCCAACGTTACTTCACCTCTTTGGTATGGAAGATAAAAACTATCATCATATTGGAAACAATCTATTAGATGGGAAAGAAGGGTCTGTCGTTTTCCGTTACGGCTCAGTTAAATCAGATAAGTTCTATTATAAGAGCGCATATGATTTACAACTGCAGAACGGAGCATGTTATGACATTCAAAGTAGGCAGGCTGTCACCGCAGAAACGTGCAGACCATTATACAAAAGAAGCGTTGAACAGCTGAGCATTTCTGACGATGTCATCTTTGGCAACCTCATTGAGCAATGGAATCAGTAA
- a CDS encoding stalk domain-containing protein, producing the protein MKKRWLICGIALVVWMSMLAKPTSAEEFPRQNLISSHFFHESQMMIVEANGWDTKYAKLSTYEKVNGVWKKVAEMPAMIGYNGFAQVMKEGGGASPTGIYNMGTGFGWGTKPAASKYPYRVATSYDYWVDDSSSSDYNKWVHYSGNPSTRWKSFERMTHPLYKYGAVIKYNENPIVPGKGSAIFLHMWKGSTSATAGCVAVSEANMEMLLNWMDPKKKPLIVMGPTSEINTYLYSRNEKLQEVSVSVNGMIRSFDQSAVLIDGRTLAPFRGIGEVLGAAITWNDATDTVTAKLNGTTVELKYLSNVAKVNGKNVSLDSAPIIINDRMVVPVRFFAEAFGADVKWDSSRNMVLINK; encoded by the coding sequence ATGAAAAAACGTTGGTTAATATGTGGTATTGCACTCGTGGTATGGATGAGTATGTTAGCGAAACCTACTTCTGCTGAGGAGTTTCCACGTCAAAATCTAATCTCCAGTCATTTCTTTCATGAGTCTCAGATGATGATTGTGGAAGCAAACGGATGGGACACAAAGTATGCAAAATTATCTACATATGAAAAAGTAAACGGTGTTTGGAAGAAGGTTGCCGAAATGCCTGCGATGATAGGTTATAACGGCTTTGCACAAGTTATGAAAGAAGGTGGCGGAGCATCACCGACAGGCATCTATAACATGGGAACTGGATTTGGCTGGGGAACAAAACCTGCTGCTTCAAAATATCCTTATCGAGTAGCCACTTCCTATGACTATTGGGTGGATGACTCTTCGTCAAGCGATTATAACAAATGGGTTCATTATAGCGGCAACCCAAGTACACGCTGGAAATCATTTGAGAGAATGACTCATCCACTTTATAAATATGGCGCGGTCATTAAATATAATGAGAATCCGATTGTACCTGGTAAAGGAAGTGCCATCTTCCTTCATATGTGGAAAGGATCAACCTCTGCCACAGCAGGTTGTGTAGCCGTTTCTGAAGCTAACATGGAAATGCTATTGAACTGGATGGACCCAAAGAAAAAGCCACTAATCGTCATGGGACCAACTTCTGAGATTAATACCTATTTATATAGCCGCAATGAAAAGCTGCAAGAAGTGAGTGTTTCTGTTAATGGCATGATACGTTCGTTTGATCAGTCTGCCGTGCTCATTGATGGCCGAACGCTAGCCCCGTTCAGAGGCATCGGTGAAGTGTTAGGTGCTGCCATTACGTGGAACGACGCTACAGATACGGTCACTGCTAAATTAAACGGTACTACTGTTGAGTTGAAGTATCTTTCAAATGTAGCGAAAGTGAATGGTAAAAATGTTTCATTAGACTCAGCACCGATTATTATTAATGATCGAATGGTCGTTCCTGTCAGATTCTTCGCGGAAGCGTTTGGAGCAGATGTAAAGTGGGACAGCAGCAGAAATATGGTGTTGATTAACAAGTAG
- the wecB gene encoding UDP-N-acetylglucosamine 2-epimerase (non-hydrolyzing) → MAEKVKVMTIFGTRPEAIKMAPLVLELEKYNEQIESIVTVTAQHREMLDQVLEIFGVTPDHDLNIMKDRQTLIDVTTRALQGLDEIMKEVKPDVVLVHGDTTTTFVASLAAFYNKIAVGHVEAGLRTWNKYSPYPEEMNRQLTGVISDLNFAPTDTAAKNLLNENKSGDSIYVTGNTAIDALKTTVKEDYTHEVLDKLGNDRLILLTAHRRENLGDPMRNMFRAIKRLVNEHDDVQVVYPVHLNPAVREVADEILKDDNRIHLIEPLGVVDFHNFASRAHIILTDSGGVQEEAPSLGVPVLVLRDTTERPEGIDAGTLKLAGTDEETIYGLAKELLTDEAAYESMSKASNPYGDGEASRRIAEAILHYFGKSTERPDTFRTLGV, encoded by the coding sequence ATGGCTGAAAAAGTTAAAGTAATGACGATCTTCGGTACGAGACCGGAAGCGATTAAGATGGCACCGCTCGTGTTGGAGTTAGAAAAATATAACGAACAAATTGAATCCATTGTTACGGTTACAGCACAGCACCGTGAAATGCTTGATCAAGTATTAGAGATCTTTGGGGTTACGCCTGACCATGATCTAAACATCATGAAGGATCGTCAAACATTAATAGATGTAACGACTCGTGCACTTCAAGGTCTAGATGAGATCATGAAAGAAGTGAAGCCTGATGTCGTTCTTGTTCATGGAGACACGACAACAACATTTGTAGCGAGTCTTGCAGCCTTTTATAACAAGATCGCAGTCGGCCACGTGGAAGCGGGACTTCGTACGTGGAACAAATACTCTCCGTATCCAGAAGAGATGAACCGTCAATTAACAGGCGTTATTTCAGATCTGAACTTTGCACCAACAGATACGGCAGCTAAAAACCTATTAAACGAAAACAAGTCCGGTGACAGCATCTATGTAACAGGAAATACAGCGATCGATGCGTTGAAGACAACGGTAAAAGAAGATTACACACACGAAGTTCTAGATAAATTAGGAAATGATCGATTGATCTTGTTAACAGCTCACCGTCGTGAAAACTTAGGTGACCCGATGCGTAACATGTTCCGTGCGATCAAGCGTTTAGTGAACGAGCATGATGATGTACAAGTCGTATATCCGGTTCATTTAAATCCAGCTGTTCGTGAAGTGGCGGATGAGATCCTGAAGGACGACAACCGTATTCATTTAATCGAGCCACTTGGAGTGGTAGATTTCCATAACTTTGCATCACGTGCGCACATCATTCTAACGGACAGCGGCGGTGTACAAGAGGAAGCACCTTCACTAGGCGTACCTGTTCTAGTACTTCGTGATACAACAGAACGTCCTGAAGGCATCGATGCTGGTACATTGAAGCTTGCAGGAACAGACGAAGAAACGATCTATGGACTAGCGAAGGAATTGCTGACAGATGAGGCGGCTTATGAATCAATGTCAAAAGCTTCTAACCCATATGGTGATGGGGAAGCGAGCCGTCGAATCGCAGAAGCGATCCTGCACTACTTCGGCAAATCAACGGAGCGTCCAGACACGTTCAGAACTTTAGGGGTCTGA
- a CDS encoding DUF2584 family protein, translating to MMNMPFTMHTNILTNGSEKRLDGNTFKLELTGYHLFVLDHLLTVQKNEKSQPAGKAKVIEVTWKEEKTQLTYELVDLHNVN from the coding sequence ATGATGAACATGCCTTTTACAATGCACACCAACATCTTAACGAATGGATCTGAGAAGAGATTAGACGGCAATACATTTAAATTAGAACTAACCGGTTATCATCTTTTCGTACTTGATCACTTATTAACGGTGCAAAAAAACGAAAAGTCTCAGCCAGCAGGTAAAGCCAAAGTGATAGAAGTGACATGGAAAGAAGAGAAGACGCAGCTTACATACGAACTTGTTGATCTGCATAACGTAAACTAA
- a CDS encoding NUDIX domain-containing protein, whose translation MGYISDLRKEIGSRPIIMVGAAVLLLNEQNELLLQLRTDNHTWGLMGGAIEPGERLEDAARRELSEETGLTAKQLILFDIFSGEEFYYRYPHGDEVFNVITTYICHEYQGELVAQQSEVQELRFFPLDNLPSQINPVDQPIIQQFINVYHLAKTQTAIEK comes from the coding sequence ATGGGATACATTAGTGACTTAAGAAAAGAAATTGGATCGCGTCCTATCATTATGGTCGGAGCGGCCGTCTTATTATTGAACGAACAAAACGAACTGCTCCTGCAGCTAAGAACAGACAATCACACGTGGGGTTTAATGGGTGGTGCGATAGAACCTGGTGAACGATTAGAGGATGCAGCAAGAAGGGAGCTCTCAGAAGAGACTGGCCTTACTGCGAAACAACTCATTCTCTTCGATATTTTTTCTGGAGAAGAATTTTATTACCGTTACCCTCATGGAGATGAAGTATTTAATGTCATTACTACATATATTTGTCACGAATATCAAGGGGAACTCGTGGCACAACAGTCCGAAGTTCAAGAATTGAGATTTTTCCCTCTAGATAATCTACCTTCACAGATAAACCCTGTGGATCAGCCTATTATTCAGCAATTTATTAATGTGTATCACCTAGCAAAAACACAAACTGCGATAGAAAAATGA